In Flavobacterium sp. N3904, one DNA window encodes the following:
- a CDS encoding DUF6520 family protein: MKTSILRAFVLPMAAFALASAGAVSTNTSNVSKADVLIPAFIHSPTANDCLKVPDVNCSPGAGPACLSSGVTAYGGSQTSCNQQLHRN; the protein is encoded by the coding sequence ATGAAAACAAGCATTTTAAGAGCGTTTGTGTTGCCTATGGCAGCATTTGCTCTAGCAAGTGCAGGTGCTGTAAGTACCAACACTTCAAATGTAAGCAAAGCCGATGTTTTGATTCCGGCTTTTATTCACAGTCCGACAGCGAACGACTGTCTGAAAGTTCCTGATGTGAATTGTAGCCCAGGTGCGGGACCCGCCTGTCTTAGCAGTGGCGTTACAGCTTATGGCGGAAGCCAAACCTCCTGTAACCAACAATTGCACCGCAATTAG
- a CDS encoding helix-turn-helix domain-containing protein has product MKEIKNNELLAAMRKVFKELRAETNLSQGAVVADIFDAKNITINMARIETGDGDISSSTIFLLCEYYKISISIFFKRVEEFDKKLKINDQK; this is encoded by the coding sequence ATGAAAGAGATAAAAAATAATGAATTATTGGCAGCAATGCGAAAGGTTTTTAAAGAACTGAGAGCTGAAACTAATTTATCACAGGGTGCAGTTGTTGCTGATATTTTTGATGCAAAGAATATAACAATTAATATGGCACGAATAGAAACTGGAGACGGAGATATTTCATCAAGTACAATATTTCTATTATGTGAATATTATAAAATAAGTATTTCAATTTTTTTTAAAAGAGTTGAAGAATTTGACAAAAAATTAAAAATAAATGACCAAAAATAA
- a CDS encoding T9SS type A sorting domain-containing protein: MNKYFTLLLFLCGIWCHSQQLSFGYDNAGNQKSRSLCIIGCIGKKSDVKPKEIEALVPDDLQKFFPEDDISYYPNPVREELYLKWELVDGNHVKVLQVYNFNGQLLRSYSQSDQNNSQTIPFQIYPVGAYLIVLEYSSGDQKTIKIIKQ; the protein is encoded by the coding sequence ATGAATAAATACTTTACTTTATTATTATTCTTATGCGGGATTTGGTGTCATTCCCAACAGTTATCATTTGGCTACGATAATGCAGGAAATCAAAAGAGCCGCAGTCTTTGTATAATAGGATGCATAGGTAAAAAAAGTGATGTTAAGCCTAAAGAGATAGAAGCGTTAGTTCCTGATGATTTGCAAAAATTCTTTCCTGAAGATGATATTTCTTATTATCCCAATCCAGTGCGAGAAGAGTTATACTTAAAATGGGAACTTGTCGATGGTAACCATGTCAAAGTTTTGCAAGTTTATAATTTTAATGGTCAGTTGTTAAGATCCTATTCACAATCAGATCAAAATAACTCACAAACAATTCCTTTTCAAATATACCCTGTAGGAGCCTACCTTATTGTTTTAGAATATAGTAGTGGAGATCAAAAAACTATTAAAATCATCAAACAATAA
- a CDS encoding helix-turn-helix domain-containing protein — protein sequence MKKVYNEERIVTIHQMLFEMARGNFNSRIPLSSNDEELETLVVLINMVAEEMKESIFNVGYVNAHKTLQFIAQSAFVLDASFFIKSFTPEVTSFLGYSESELINLPLSGIITAASFEQLYDELDVNVSLPTTIALDFTPKEHLPVSVSCTIGKLVNSSEIILNLVTPTRQDSYRPLAYENENEKHNKTRKADALLIQKLYDYILAHLEEPLPSLKVLSSEFGTNEHKLKDGFRHFFKTSIYQFYNEERLKRAYFMIEHTGIPLKNISAMNGFNNYPNFSKSFKKRFGFSPYELKRNETGITSLLED from the coding sequence ATGAAAAAAGTATACAACGAAGAGCGTATTGTTACCATTCATCAAATGTTATTTGAGATGGCACGTGGTAATTTTAACAGTCGCATTCCCTTAAGTTCCAATGATGAAGAATTGGAAACGCTAGTTGTTTTAATTAATATGGTTGCGGAAGAAATGAAAGAGTCGATTTTTAATGTCGGCTATGTTAATGCCCATAAGACGCTTCAATTTATAGCTCAAAGTGCATTTGTTTTGGATGCCTCTTTTTTTATCAAAAGTTTTACTCCAGAAGTCACTTCCTTTTTAGGTTATTCGGAATCGGAGTTGATCAATTTGCCTTTATCAGGCATTATTACTGCAGCTTCTTTTGAACAACTTTACGACGAACTCGATGTAAATGTTTCATTGCCTACAACTATTGCATTGGATTTTACACCCAAAGAACATTTACCTGTTTCTGTTTCATGTACTATTGGAAAGTTAGTTAATAGTTCGGAAATCATATTAAATCTTGTTACTCCTACACGTCAAGATTCCTACAGGCCTTTAGCATACGAAAATGAAAACGAAAAACATAATAAAACCCGAAAGGCAGACGCCCTTTTGATTCAGAAACTTTATGACTATATATTAGCACATCTTGAAGAACCGTTGCCGTCTTTAAAAGTGCTTTCATCTGAATTTGGCACTAATGAACATAAATTAAAAGATGGATTCCGTCATTTTTTTAAGACCAGTATTTACCAGTTTTATAATGAGGAGCGTTTGAAAAGAGCTTATTTTATGATTGAGCATACAGGAATTCCTTTAAAGAATATTTCGGCCATGAATGGTTTTAACAATTATCCCAATTTTTCAAAATCCTTTAAAAAAAGATTTGGTTTTTCACCGTACGAATTGAAGCGCAATGAAACTGGTATAACATCTCTATTAGAAGATTAA
- a CDS encoding RagB/SusD family nutrient uptake outer membrane protein gives MIKIRTVFKKRLGKSAKALTTPNRLLLALCLTLGSCDSFVEVDLPASQLTAQTVFEDTGTVNAAMAGLYAKMRDGGVLNGSSSGGSCSLGLYADELDYYYPYSPSYFYTNSLFAGESGVGDIWNKSYNQIYSANAVMEGLENSTAIAAADKNQFQGEALFVRALLHFYLVNLYGAVPYITTTDYTQNSKVTRLPVNEVYGLIVTDLNKAVGLLAEDYVAPGRIRPNRSTASALLARVYLYMGLYAEASNAASAVINNPLYVWESDLDKIFLKDSSTTIWQFMPNTPDSNTIEGSLYIFISGPPNIVGLQPELVHAFEAGDQRKAHWVTEVTDGVSIWYHASKYKEQYPTVSSVEYSIVLRLAEQYLIRAEARAYQGELIGAKEDLNLIRTTAGLAPTTAVTEVEIVADILEQRRFELFTEFGQRFFDLKRTGKLDQTLSTSKVGWNTTDALWPLPALELNSNPNLNPQNPGY, from the coding sequence ATGATAAAGATACGTACTGTTTTTAAAAAGCGGCTTGGCAAAAGTGCCAAAGCTTTGACTACCCCTAATCGCTTGCTGCTTGCCCTTTGTTTGACACTGGGGAGCTGTGACAGTTTTGTCGAAGTGGACCTTCCCGCCTCGCAATTGACCGCCCAGACTGTATTTGAAGATACCGGAACGGTCAATGCCGCGATGGCGGGGCTGTATGCCAAAATGAGGGATGGGGGTGTGCTGAACGGCAGTTCTAGCGGCGGTTCGTGCAGTCTGGGACTCTACGCCGATGAACTGGATTATTACTATCCCTATTCCCCCAGTTATTTTTATACCAATTCGCTGTTTGCCGGGGAATCGGGGGTCGGCGATATCTGGAACAAAAGCTACAACCAGATCTATAGTGCCAATGCGGTGATGGAGGGTTTGGAAAATTCGACTGCCATCGCGGCAGCGGACAAAAATCAGTTCCAGGGGGAAGCCCTTTTTGTTAGGGCCTTGCTTCATTTTTATCTGGTGAATCTCTATGGCGCCGTACCGTATATCACCACGACGGATTACACGCAGAACAGCAAAGTCACCCGACTGCCAGTCAACGAAGTGTATGGGCTGATTGTAACGGACCTGAACAAAGCGGTTGGATTGCTGGCGGAAGATTACGTTGCGCCCGGACGCATCCGTCCCAACCGCAGTACGGCCAGTGCTCTGTTGGCACGCGTTTACCTGTATATGGGCTTGTATGCGGAAGCCTCTAATGCCGCTTCGGCCGTGATCAATAACCCACTGTATGTCTGGGAGAGCGATCTGGATAAAATATTCCTTAAGGACAGCAGTACCACGATCTGGCAATTTATGCCCAACACTCCCGACAGTAATACAATTGAGGGAAGCCTGTACATTTTTATTTCGGGGCCACCCAACATAGTGGGACTCCAACCCGAATTGGTGCATGCCTTTGAAGCGGGTGACCAGAGAAAAGCCCATTGGGTCACCGAAGTGACCGACGGAGTTTCGATCTGGTACCATGCCTCCAAATACAAAGAGCAGTATCCCACTGTAAGTTCGGTTGAATATTCCATAGTGTTGAGGTTGGCGGAGCAATACCTGATCCGCGCCGAAGCCAGGGCGTATCAGGGCGAGCTGATCGGTGCCAAGGAAGATCTGAACCTGATTCGCACCACGGCCGGGCTTGCCCCAACCACCGCTGTGACTGAAGTGGAGATTGTAGCGGATATTCTGGAGCAAAGACGCTTTGAACTGTTTACTGAATTTGGGCAACGTTTTTTTGATTTGAAACGAACTGGAAAACTGGATCAAACTTTATCCACATCCAAAGTGGGATGGAATACCACCGATGCCCTATGGCCTTTGCCTGCGCTCGAACTGAATTCCAATCCGAATTTGAATCCGCAAAATCCGGGCTATTAA
- a CDS encoding DoxX family protein — MRLNIKIQNLFIECTGLIYIILFVYAAGSKILDFQNFQAQLGQSPLLSPFADLVSYIVICIELIIAVLLSIPRLRYFALWAAVALMGMFTTYIVIILHFSYFVPCSCGGILEKLGWKEHLIFNIAFLLLAIVAILMQSFSKRTLVRLSILVLGSVLVITALFLFSEDIMQKENPFIRRFPQATAAKVASIDLRNLSYYVAGTDKNKIYLANRLAPLEVLEIDSNLKNKKKYTIELDRENFNFKAVEIQVCPPYFYVTDGTVPVIYRGLISEWKASVIMVNTFYFSDIVFINPEHWAFRTQKSDTKENIIGIATSYDSLKIKYSPRVLQKQMDGIFDTDGTLQYSATLHKLIYTYYYRNQYSITDENLTVEHRANTIDTTTKAKLKIVKIKQSGDIKLAAPPYMVNRHTTVRGNLLFVNSQLRGKYEEIDVWKYAAVVDVYDLSKRIYLLSFYVYDEEAGRMKNFFAADSALYVISGHYLLKYGYGKRIQSKIKEHKQ; from the coding sequence ATGAGATTGAATATCAAAATACAAAACCTGTTTATAGAGTGTACTGGTTTAATCTACATTATACTTTTTGTTTATGCAGCAGGTAGCAAAATATTAGATTTTCAAAACTTCCAGGCCCAGTTAGGACAATCCCCACTTTTAAGTCCATTTGCCGATTTAGTTTCTTATATCGTAATTTGTATCGAACTGATTATTGCTGTTTTATTGAGTATTCCCAGACTTAGATATTTTGCTTTATGGGCAGCAGTAGCCTTGATGGGTATGTTCACCACTTATATTGTCATCATACTCCATTTCAGTTATTTTGTTCCTTGTTCGTGTGGTGGCATCCTGGAGAAACTAGGATGGAAAGAACATCTGATTTTTAACATAGCGTTTTTGCTTTTGGCTATAGTCGCTATTCTAATGCAATCCTTCAGCAAACGTACTCTTGTTCGGCTATCGATTTTAGTTTTAGGAAGTGTTTTGGTCATTACAGCATTGTTTCTTTTTTCGGAAGACATCATGCAAAAAGAAAACCCTTTTATCAGACGATTTCCTCAAGCAACGGCGGCCAAAGTGGCAAGTATTGATTTGAGAAATTTATCGTACTACGTTGCCGGTACCGACAAAAACAAAATCTATTTAGCCAATCGTCTGGCTCCTCTTGAGGTTCTTGAAATAGATTCCAATTTAAAAAACAAAAAGAAATACACCATAGAGCTGGATCGTGAGAATTTCAATTTTAAGGCAGTAGAGATCCAGGTCTGCCCACCTTATTTCTATGTCACTGATGGAACGGTACCAGTCATTTACAGAGGTTTGATTTCCGAATGGAAAGCGTCAGTTATCATGGTGAATACATTTTATTTTTCAGACATTGTTTTCATCAATCCGGAGCACTGGGCTTTTCGGACGCAAAAATCGGATACCAAAGAAAACATCATCGGAATCGCCACCAGCTATGACAGTTTAAAAATCAAATACAGCCCACGGGTATTGCAAAAGCAAATGGACGGAATTTTTGACACCGATGGGACACTGCAATATAGCGCAACACTGCACAAATTAATTTACACCTACTATTACCGCAACCAATACAGTATTACCGACGAAAATCTTACCGTCGAGCACCGTGCCAATACCATTGATACCACGACCAAAGCAAAACTGAAGATTGTCAAAATAAAGCAATCGGGGGATATCAAATTGGCGGCACCACCGTATATGGTCAATCGTCATACAACAGTGCGGGGCAACTTACTTTTTGTCAATTCACAGTTAAGGGGCAAATATGAAGAGATTGATGTCTGGAAGTATGCCGCTGTAGTAGACGTTTATGATCTGTCAAAACGAATTTATCTTTTAAGCTTTTACGTGTATGATGAAGAAGCAGGGCGAATGAAAAACTTTTTCGCTGCCGACTCTGCCCTGTATGTCATTTCGGGGCACTATTTACTCAAATACGGTTACGGAAAAAGAATTCAGTCCAAAATTAAAGAACACAAACAATAA
- a CDS encoding alpha/beta hydrolase family protein, which produces MMLFKIKMDFECSSLVLAFLLLLLSCPYVGQAQQKKPVTEDDYQRWGTLEVNALSDDGKWASYAMRYENHSDTLFVQRTDQSKSYAFPKGIDGQFGGEQLFAFLAPESQLKVLQLRKGKISVYHQVRRYALAKDGQYIVTFDKGYGQKSGMKVRNSNGTVIDSIAGVTEYVLDANSEALVYASSQSGHHEVGIIHFTPYSRKLVSTATNTRFFNLTWDKGSKAMAFLKETDSVSNATVVNYYRMADKKVFSLDYAAKVEAKTMEIFKRIPFVISDDGTKVFFRVTKKKEAIKNPNTPEIWKGTDRWLYIDRQRQQAEGDIPKVVVWYPEINSCFQINNDDLPQMMLSGQQDYALSYNTFAYGLQSKYYEEADFYLTRLKDGSKELLLKKQTVDLNQMGFDPYSNKILYYRESNWWLYDPEAKTHTNLTKTATTRWDNSSTADAPHQFGAYGNPGWSCDGRNVLLYDAHDIWLVATDGSQCTRLTRGRENNVVYRIAPMEYDWRSQGNFDGRKPTIFNLSKDLLLEATNTNDWSTGYFIYNSHTGAKPLVYGPSKIDEIRKSKNSNYIFRNQTFNQPPRLEFRKKNGTVSKVLFESNSKQKGYSYGKSELLYYSNAKGQKLKAALFYPSDYDPEKKYPMVVHIYDVMSDELYQYVNPSLLNPEGFNVTNYTLNGYLVLLPDIIYQMGNPGSSAVACVTAGVHAVVEKGVVDKHRIGLYGHSFGGYETNFILSQTNIFAAAVSGAGVSDIISYYFNISRNGSFQTDMWRFENQQFRIGKSLYEDKEAYVSNSPIMHAENVRTPLLLWAGKNDRIIPWNQSISYYLALRKLGVATEMLIYPDEDHSMENADNQKDLSRRMMAWFDYWLKGEAESKAISKETSAE; this is translated from the coding sequence ATGATGCTATTCAAAATAAAAATGGACTTCGAATGTTCGAGCCTGGTGTTGGCATTTCTTTTATTGTTGCTGTCCTGCCCTTATGTTGGGCAGGCACAACAAAAGAAGCCAGTAACGGAGGATGATTACCAGAGGTGGGGAACACTGGAGGTAAACGCCCTTTCCGACGACGGAAAATGGGCGAGTTATGCGATGCGCTATGAAAACCACAGCGATACCCTATTTGTGCAGCGGACCGATCAAAGCAAAAGCTATGCTTTCCCAAAAGGGATTGACGGGCAGTTTGGGGGAGAGCAACTCTTTGCTTTTCTAGCCCCGGAATCGCAATTGAAGGTGCTGCAGCTGCGGAAAGGCAAAATTTCGGTATACCATCAGGTCAGGCGGTATGCACTGGCAAAGGATGGGCAGTATATTGTCACCTTCGATAAGGGATATGGACAAAAAAGCGGGATGAAGGTTCGGAATTCAAACGGGACCGTCATTGACAGCATAGCAGGGGTCACCGAATATGTTTTGGATGCCAACAGCGAGGCGCTGGTGTATGCCAGCAGTCAGTCGGGACATCATGAAGTGGGGATTATCCATTTTACACCGTATTCGCGCAAGCTGGTGTCAACGGCAACCAATACCCGTTTTTTTAACCTGACGTGGGATAAAGGATCCAAAGCGATGGCTTTCCTAAAGGAAACAGATTCCGTATCGAATGCTACAGTAGTGAATTATTACCGAATGGCCGACAAAAAGGTATTCTCTCTGGACTATGCTGCCAAAGTGGAAGCAAAGACCATGGAAATTTTCAAAAGAATCCCATTTGTTATTTCGGATGACGGGACAAAAGTATTCTTTAGGGTGACCAAAAAGAAGGAGGCCATAAAAAATCCAAATACACCTGAAATCTGGAAAGGTACCGACAGATGGCTGTACATAGACCGGCAGCGGCAGCAGGCCGAGGGGGACATCCCCAAAGTGGTGGTGTGGTATCCTGAAATTAACTCGTGTTTCCAAATCAACAATGATGATTTGCCACAAATGATGCTGAGTGGGCAACAGGACTATGCACTATCGTACAATACCTTTGCCTATGGCCTGCAATCCAAATATTATGAGGAAGCCGATTTTTATCTGACCCGTCTAAAAGACGGATCCAAAGAGCTGCTGCTGAAAAAGCAAACTGTTGATTTGAACCAAATGGGATTTGACCCGTACAGCAATAAAATACTCTACTACCGTGAGAGCAATTGGTGGCTCTATGATCCAGAAGCAAAAACACATACCAACCTAACTAAAACTGCAACCACCCGCTGGGACAATAGCAGTACGGCCGATGCTCCCCACCAATTTGGAGCCTATGGCAATCCGGGCTGGAGCTGTGACGGCAGGAATGTTTTATTGTATGATGCCCATGATATCTGGCTGGTGGCCACCGACGGTTCACAATGCACCCGACTGACCAGGGGCCGGGAGAATAATGTGGTGTACAGGATCGCTCCCATGGAATACGACTGGCGATCGCAGGGCAACTTTGACGGAAGGAAACCCACCATTTTTAACCTTTCAAAAGACCTGCTGCTTGAAGCAACAAACACTAACGATTGGTCAACAGGCTATTTTATTTACAACAGTCATACGGGAGCAAAACCGCTGGTATACGGCCCCAGTAAAATCGATGAAATCCGAAAGAGCAAAAACAGCAATTATATTTTCAGGAATCAAACTTTTAACCAGCCGCCACGACTGGAGTTCCGGAAAAAGAACGGGACCGTTTCCAAAGTCCTGTTTGAGTCAAACAGCAAGCAAAAGGGGTATTCCTATGGGAAATCGGAATTGCTTTATTACAGCAATGCCAAAGGGCAAAAATTAAAGGCAGCACTGTTTTATCCCTCCGATTATGATCCCGAAAAAAAATACCCGATGGTGGTGCACATCTATGATGTGATGTCCGATGAACTGTACCAGTATGTCAATCCCAGTTTGCTGAATCCCGAAGGTTTTAATGTCACTAATTATACGCTAAATGGTTATTTGGTATTGCTGCCCGATATCATTTATCAGATGGGCAATCCGGGAAGCTCGGCCGTTGCTTGTGTAACTGCCGGAGTCCATGCCGTTGTCGAAAAGGGTGTGGTGGACAAACACAGAATAGGGCTGTATGGGCATTCTTTCGGCGGGTATGAAACCAATTTTATTCTATCACAGACCAACATTTTTGCAGCCGCCGTTTCCGGAGCCGGAGTGAGTGACATTATTTCCTATTACTTTAATATCAGCAGGAATGGCAGTTTTCAGACCGATATGTGGCGATTTGAAAACCAGCAGTTCCGCATCGGAAAATCACTGTATGAAGACAAAGAAGCCTACGTCAGCAACTCTCCGATTATGCATGCCGAAAACGTGAGAACACCCCTGCTGCTGTGGGCAGGCAAAAATGATAGGATCATTCCCTGGAATCAAAGCATAAGCTATTATCTGGCACTCCGAAAATTGGGGGTTGCCACCGAGATGTTGATTTATCCTGACGAAGACCATTCAATGGAGAATGCGGACAATCAAAAGGATCTCAGCAGACGGATGATGGCATGGTTTGATTATTGGCTGAAAGGGGAAGCTGAATCCAAAGCAATATCAAAAGAAACTTCAGCAGAATAA
- a CDS encoding SusC/RagA family TonB-linked outer membrane protein, producing MNNFSLSRGGKAFCFLFFMGAMLSFLPVTAKNLLRIPIATTQQHQIQGVVTDGNSPLAGVSISRQGKSGTAAVSDYSGHYSFAAMPDAILVFTYMGYRTQTVYVQGRSTINISLQENTTKLQEVKINAGYYSVKNSERTGSISKITSKDIDKQPVTNILATMQGRMAGVSVTQDAGTPGSGFQVNIRGMNSLRTEGNEPLYIIDGVPFSSETIGYSDTNNGMPTPTSPLNSINPNDIESIEVLKDADATAIYGSRGANGVVLLTTKKGKAGKTTVTVMASSGFGKVTKMIDLMDTQQYLEMRRQGYANDGVTAYPDWAYDINGTWDPNRYTDWQQELLGGTAVITNAQASVSGGSDLTQYLLSGNYYTETTVVPGDFKYDKATVRFSMNHSTADKKFKLTFSTGYTTQNNLQPQEDVSRTARNLAPNAPALYDADGNLNFENSTFQNPLAALRGITTAKTNDLVANTVLSYQIAPEWELKANLGLTDLNNAEQRLLPSTMYDPAYHLGSDRSAMYANTTGRQSWIVEPQLRWYRDFENSKIDILLGATAQQQTTSRLYQFGRGFASNSQITDLASATQKSIFASDETVYKYQAFFGRLNYSLNQKYIVNLTGRRDGSSRFGPGKQFATFGAIGTAWLFSRENFLKESTLLSFGKLRVSYGGSGNDQIGDYQYMDTYSSSGLNYNGVIGVDPTRLYNPDFSWETNQKLEAALDMGFFADRIFLTAAWYRNRSSNQLVGIPLPGTTGFSSINANLNATVQNSGFEFTLRTLNIETDRFKWSTNFNISFLENKLLSFPGLEGSTYANKYVIGESTSIVKVYQFNGVNPQTGLYEVEDVNRDGMITAADDKKTVVDLSPQYFGGLQNQLQYHNWQLDFLFQFVKQQNYDYNPSVPGGSNFNQHTDMVHAWQQPGDQVPYQMNTSGENGEAVNAYYNYLDSNESIVDASFIRLKNIALSYDVPLPTSKGVHCRLSLLGQNLLTFTPYKGGDPEFKYTAYLPPLKVVTAGVTLTF from the coding sequence ATGAATAATTTTTCATTATCCAGGGGTGGAAAGGCTTTTTGTTTCTTGTTTTTTATGGGAGCGATGCTGTCTTTTTTACCTGTTACAGCCAAAAATCTTCTTCGGATACCCATTGCCACAACCCAACAACATCAAATACAAGGTGTTGTCACCGATGGTAACAGTCCTTTGGCCGGCGTAAGCATTTCGAGACAAGGAAAATCGGGTACTGCGGCTGTGTCGGATTATAGTGGTCATTACTCGTTTGCTGCAATGCCCGATGCTATTTTAGTTTTTACCTATATGGGATACCGGACCCAAACGGTGTATGTGCAGGGGCGAAGCACCATCAACATCAGCCTGCAGGAGAATACCACCAAACTGCAGGAGGTCAAGATCAATGCGGGTTACTACTCGGTAAAAAACAGCGAGCGTACTGGTAGTATCTCCAAAATTACTTCAAAAGATATCGACAAACAACCCGTGACCAATATACTAGCCACGATGCAGGGACGAATGGCGGGCGTCAGCGTCACCCAGGATGCGGGAACGCCTGGAAGTGGTTTTCAGGTCAACATACGCGGGATGAACAGCCTGCGGACAGAAGGAAACGAACCGCTGTATATTATTGACGGGGTGCCCTTTTCGTCGGAAACCATCGGATACAGTGATACCAACAACGGGATGCCCACGCCAACAAGTCCGCTGAACAGCATCAATCCCAATGATATCGAAAGTATCGAGGTGCTCAAGGATGCCGATGCCACCGCTATTTATGGCTCTCGTGGTGCCAATGGCGTGGTGTTGCTGACCACCAAAAAAGGCAAGGCGGGAAAAACCACGGTGACGGTTATGGCCTCTTCGGGGTTTGGGAAAGTCACCAAAATGATCGACCTGATGGATACACAGCAGTATCTGGAGATGCGAAGACAGGGTTATGCCAATGACGGTGTTACGGCCTATCCTGACTGGGCGTACGACATCAACGGGACGTGGGACCCCAACCGATACACCGACTGGCAGCAGGAACTGCTGGGCGGCACTGCCGTGATTACCAATGCTCAGGCATCGGTATCGGGTGGGTCGGATTTGACCCAATACCTATTAAGTGGCAATTACTATACAGAAACCACGGTAGTGCCGGGGGATTTCAAGTACGACAAGGCCACGGTGCGTTTCAGCATGAACCACAGCACTGCCGACAAGAAGTTTAAGCTTACGTTCTCGACTGGGTATACCACCCAAAACAATTTACAGCCACAGGAGGACGTGAGCCGTACGGCGCGGAATCTGGCGCCCAATGCACCCGCGCTATATGATGCCGATGGCAACCTGAATTTTGAGAACAGCACCTTTCAGAATCCGCTGGCGGCACTGCGCGGCATCACCACGGCCAAAACCAATGACCTGGTCGCCAATACCGTGCTGAGTTATCAGATTGCCCCTGAATGGGAGCTGAAGGCCAATCTAGGACTTACCGACCTGAACAATGCAGAACAGCGTTTGCTGCCTTCGACCATGTACGATCCCGCCTATCATCTGGGCAGTGACCGCTCGGCGATGTATGCGAACACGACAGGAAGGCAATCCTGGATTGTGGAACCGCAGCTGCGCTGGTACCGTGATTTTGAAAACAGCAAAATTGATATCCTGCTGGGTGCAACAGCGCAACAGCAAACGACCTCACGACTCTATCAGTTTGGAAGGGGATTTGCCAGCAACAGCCAGATTACCGATCTGGCATCGGCCACGCAGAAATCCATTTTTGCCAGCGATGAAACGGTCTATAAATACCAAGCCTTTTTTGGGAGACTTAATTACAGCTTGAACCAAAAATACATCGTCAATCTCACCGGCAGGAGGGACGGTTCGAGCCGTTTTGGTCCCGGAAAACAATTTGCCACTTTTGGGGCTATTGGTACGGCATGGCTATTCTCCAGAGAAAATTTCCTGAAAGAAAGCACGCTTTTGAGCTTTGGGAAACTGCGGGTCAGTTACGGGGGTTCGGGCAACGACCAGATTGGCGATTACCAATATATGGATACCTATTCCTCTTCGGGACTGAACTACAATGGCGTGATTGGGGTAGACCCCACACGGCTGTACAATCCGGATTTCAGTTGGGAAACCAATCAAAAACTCGAAGCCGCGCTCGATATGGGTTTCTTTGCCGATCGTATTTTCCTGACTGCTGCGTGGTACCGCAACCGGTCCTCCAACCAGCTGGTGGGGATCCCGCTGCCGGGGACGACAGGATTCAGTTCGATCAACGCCAACCTGAATGCCACGGTGCAAAATTCGGGTTTTGAATTTACGCTGCGGACTTTAAACATAGAAACCGATCGTTTTAAATGGTCCACCAATTTCAATATCTCCTTTTTGGAGAACAAGCTGCTTTCCTTTCCCGGACTCGAGGGCTCAACGTATGCCAACAAATACGTGATTGGGGAATCGACCAGCATTGTCAAGGTGTATCAGTTCAATGGCGTGAACCCGCAAACGGGACTCTATGAGGTGGAGGACGTCAATAGGGACGGAATGATTACGGCAGCGGATGACAAAAAAACGGTTGTAGATCTTAGTCCGCAGTATTTTGGTGGCCTGCAAAATCAGCTGCAGTACCACAACTGGCAGTTGGATTTTTTGTTCCAGTTTGTCAAGCAACAGAATTATGATTACAATCCGAGTGTTCCGGGGGGCAGCAATTTCAACCAGCATACTGATATGGTTCATGCCTGGCAGCAGCCGGGGGATCAGGTTCCGTATCAGATGAATACGTCGGGCGAGAATGGGGAGGCCGTCAATGCCTACTATAATTATCTGGACAGTAATGAATCCATTGTGGATGCGTCGTTTATACGCCTGAAAAACATTGCGTTGAGTTATGATGTGCCGTTGCCAACAAGCAAAGGGGTGCATTGCAGGCTATCGCTACTAGGGCAGAACCTACTGACCTTCACGCCCTATAAGGGAGGTGATCCCGAATTTAAATACACTGCCTACCTGCCTCCGCTAAAAGTAGTCACGGCAGGGGTAACACTTACTTTTTAA